A stretch of Natronospira bacteriovora DNA encodes these proteins:
- the guaA gene encoding glutamine-hydrolyzing GMP synthase, which translates to MRDIYAHRVLILDFGSQYTQLIGRRVRELGVYCEIHDPEMGDEAIREFGASAVILSGGPASVTEQDTARAPAAVFELGVPVLGICYGMQTMSAQLGGRVESSDEQEFGYARVRVSGKSRLLEGIEDHVESGGIPSLDVWMSHGDRVAELPPGFEVVASSENAPYAVISHEEKCFYGIQFHPEVTHTTQGGRILERFLHDIAGCAADWQSDNIIETQVSQVREQVGHDHVLLGLSGGVDSSVVAALLHKAIGDQLTCVFVDTGLLRLGEGDQVMATFAEHMGVHVIRVDAEDRFLSALEGVEDPEEKRKIIGRTFIEVFDEEAAKIENVKWLAQGTIYPDVIESAGSKTGKAQVIKSHHNVGGLPEHMKLKLIEPLRELFKDEVRRLGVELGLPHDMLFRHPFPGPGLGVRILGEVKKEYADILRKADAIFIEELWNHDLYNKTSQAFAVFLPVRSVGVMGDGRRYDWVVALRAVETIDFMTARWAHLPYDFLDHVSRRIINEVRGISRVTYDISGKPPATIEWE; encoded by the coding sequence ATGCGCGACATCTATGCCCATCGAGTCCTGATTCTCGATTTCGGATCCCAGTACACCCAGCTTATCGGTCGTCGTGTGCGCGAACTGGGAGTGTACTGCGAGATACATGATCCCGAGATGGGTGATGAGGCCATTCGCGAGTTTGGCGCCAGTGCCGTGATTCTTTCCGGTGGCCCGGCTTCCGTGACCGAACAGGATACGGCGCGCGCACCGGCGGCGGTGTTTGAACTGGGCGTGCCTGTGCTGGGGATCTGTTACGGCATGCAGACCATGTCCGCCCAGTTGGGTGGCCGTGTCGAATCCAGCGATGAACAGGAGTTCGGCTACGCCCGGGTGAGGGTGAGTGGCAAGAGTCGTCTGCTGGAAGGGATTGAAGATCATGTTGAAAGCGGCGGCATCCCCAGTCTGGACGTCTGGATGAGCCATGGTGACCGGGTGGCGGAATTGCCGCCGGGCTTCGAGGTGGTGGCCAGCTCCGAGAATGCCCCCTATGCCGTGATCAGCCACGAAGAAAAATGCTTCTATGGCATTCAGTTCCATCCCGAGGTGACCCACACCACCCAGGGCGGTCGCATCCTGGAGCGTTTCCTGCACGACATCGCCGGCTGTGCCGCTGACTGGCAGTCCGACAACATTATCGAGACCCAGGTCAGTCAGGTGCGTGAACAGGTGGGGCATGATCACGTGTTGCTGGGGCTGTCCGGCGGCGTGGACAGCTCCGTGGTGGCCGCTCTGCTGCACAAGGCCATTGGTGATCAGCTCACTTGCGTATTCGTGGATACCGGGCTGCTTCGCCTGGGCGAGGGTGATCAGGTCATGGCCACCTTTGCCGAGCACATGGGGGTTCATGTCATCCGCGTGGATGCCGAGGATCGTTTCCTCTCCGCCCTCGAGGGCGTTGAAGACCCGGAAGAGAAGCGCAAGATCATCGGCCGCACCTTCATCGAAGTCTTCGACGAGGAAGCCGCGAAGATCGAAAACGTGAAATGGCTGGCCCAGGGCACCATCTATCCGGACGTGATTGAATCCGCCGGCTCCAAGACCGGCAAGGCCCAGGTCATCAAGTCCCATCACAATGTGGGTGGCCTGCCCGAGCACATGAAGCTCAAGCTGATCGAGCCCCTGCGTGAACTGTTCAAGGACGAAGTCCGGCGCCTGGGCGTGGAACTGGGCCTGCCCCATGACATGCTCTTCCGGCATCCCTTCCCTGGCCCGGGCCTCGGTGTGCGCATTCTGGGTGAAGTGAAGAAGGAATACGCTGACATCCTGCGCAAGGCTGATGCCATCTTCATCGAAGAGCTCTGGAATCACGACCTCTACAACAAGACCAGCCAGGCCTTTGCCGTCTTCCTGCCCGTGCGTTCCGTGGGCGTCATGGGGGACGGTCGCCGTTATGACTGGGTGGTGGCCCTGCGTGCCGTGGAGACCATCGACTTCATGACCGCCCGCTGGGCCCATCTGCCCTACGATTTCCTGGACCACGTCTCACGCCGCATCATCAACGAGGTCAGGGGCATTTCCCGGGTGACCTACGATATCTCCGGCAAACCGCCGGCGACCATCGAATGGGAGTAG
- the guaB gene encoding IMP dehydrogenase: protein MRIAEEALTYDDVLLLPAHSEVLPHQVSLGTKLTRDITLNIPLVSAAMDTVTEGRLAIALAQEGGIGVIHKSMSPEAQAAEVRHVKKYESGVIKDPITVSPDRSIREVMELTRRHGISGVPVVDGEELVGIVTSRDLRFETRYDAPVTTIMTGKDKLVTVKEGASREEILEKLHEFRIEKVLVVSDDFKLRGMITVKDIQKATDFPSACKDDQGRLRCAAAVGTGGDTDERVERLVAAGVDVIVVDTSHGHSKGVLDRVASIKKQYPEVQVIGGNIVTAEAAKDLVKAGADAVKVGIGPGSICTTRVVAGVGVPQVTAVANVAKALEGTGVPLIADGGVRFSGDLAKAIVAGAHSIMIGGLFAGTEESPGEVELYHGRSYKAYRGMGSMGAMSSRHGSSDRYFQDKTEEVEKLVPEGIEGRVPYKGPLGAIVHQMMGGLRASMGYTGCATIEEMRTKPQFVKITGAGVKESHVHDVTITKEAPNYRTE from the coding sequence ATCCGCATCGCCGAAGAAGCCCTCACCTACGACGACGTTCTGCTGCTGCCCGCACATTCCGAGGTTCTGCCGCACCAGGTCAGCCTGGGCACGAAGCTCACCCGCGACATCACGCTCAACATTCCGCTGGTTTCCGCGGCCATGGACACGGTCACCGAAGGCCGTCTTGCCATCGCCCTGGCCCAGGAAGGCGGCATCGGCGTGATTCACAAGAGCATGTCGCCGGAGGCGCAGGCCGCCGAGGTTCGCCACGTCAAGAAATACGAAAGCGGTGTCATCAAGGATCCCATCACGGTCAGCCCCGATCGCAGTATCCGCGAGGTCATGGAACTGACCCGTCGGCATGGTATCTCCGGTGTGCCGGTGGTGGACGGTGAAGAGCTGGTGGGCATCGTCACCAGTCGCGATCTTCGTTTCGAGACCCGGTACGACGCTCCGGTCACAACCATCATGACCGGCAAGGACAAACTGGTGACGGTCAAGGAAGGGGCCAGCCGGGAAGAGATCCTTGAGAAACTGCACGAGTTCCGAATCGAAAAGGTTCTTGTGGTCAGTGACGATTTCAAGCTGCGCGGCATGATCACCGTGAAGGACATACAGAAGGCCACCGATTTCCCCAGCGCCTGCAAGGACGATCAGGGTCGCCTGCGCTGTGCCGCGGCCGTGGGAACCGGCGGCGATACCGACGAGCGTGTTGAGCGCCTGGTGGCCGCCGGAGTGGACGTGATCGTGGTGGATACCTCCCACGGTCACAGCAAGGGTGTGCTGGATCGGGTGGCGAGCATCAAGAAGCAGTATCCGGAGGTACAGGTCATCGGCGGCAATATCGTGACCGCCGAGGCGGCGAAGGATCTGGTCAAGGCCGGTGCGGACGCCGTCAAGGTGGGTATCGGACCCGGCTCCATCTGCACCACCCGCGTGGTGGCCGGTGTGGGTGTGCCCCAAGTCACCGCCGTGGCCAATGTGGCCAAGGCCCTTGAAGGCACCGGCGTTCCCCTGATTGCCGATGGCGGTGTGCGCTTCTCCGGCGATCTGGCCAAGGCCATTGTGGCCGGTGCCCACAGCATCATGATCGGCGGCCTGTTTGCCGGCACGGAAGAATCACCGGGCGAGGTGGAGCTCTACCACGGTCGTTCCTACAAGGCCTACCGCGGCATGGGTTCCATGGGAGCCATGTCGTCCCGTCACGGCTCTTCCGATCGTTATTTCCAGGACAAGACCGAGGAAGTGGAGAAACTGGTGCCGGAAGGTATCGAGGGCCGGGTGCCCTACAAGGGCCCGCTGGGAGCCATCGTGCACCAGATGATGGGGGGACTGCGCGCCAGCATGGGCTACACCGGTTGCGCCACCATCGAGGAAATGCGCACCAAGCCACAGTTTGTGAAGATCACCGGTGCCGGCGTCAAGGAATCTCATGTCCACGACGTCACCATCACCAAAGAAGCCCCGAATTACAGAACGGAATAA
- the xseA gene encoding exodeoxyribonuclease VII large subunit, whose amino-acid sequence MSRSLLQPPDPAEIWTVSRLNREVRFALEQGFPALWIEGEISNLARPASGHLYFSLKDASAQVRCAMFRPQQRSMRFRPENGEKVLVRARIGLYEARGEFQLKVEAMEPAGLGALQRAFEELKQKLAAEGLFDEAIKRPLPAMPERIGVITSPTGAAIRDILTTLKRRFPLAEVVVYPVPVQGEGAGQKIAHMLAVAGRRAECDVLILARGGGSLEDLWAFNEECVARALRACPIPVVAGVGHEVDFTIADFAADHRAPTPTGAAEAVSPDAGEWRQRLDRQTQRMMLAVNGHLQRAREHYRGLRRRLALRHPGQQLQQQGQRLDEMALRLTRLVRRQLDHQARQLNHLGQRLRAANPGQHLQRRRDRLAEIRRRLGQAMQHGLQDRRQRLQSSARALNTVSPLATLDRGYAIVQRPDGGIIRSAGEVMAGDEITARLARGRISAHVITVDQDQDKENS is encoded by the coding sequence ATGAGCCGATCACTGCTGCAACCGCCGGACCCGGCGGAAATCTGGACCGTCTCCCGCCTGAACCGGGAGGTTCGCTTTGCCCTGGAACAGGGCTTTCCGGCCCTGTGGATCGAAGGCGAGATCTCCAATCTGGCCCGCCCCGCTTCAGGCCATCTGTATTTTTCCCTGAAGGATGCCTCGGCCCAGGTTCGCTGCGCCATGTTCCGGCCCCAGCAGCGCAGCATGCGCTTCCGGCCGGAGAACGGGGAAAAGGTTCTGGTTCGGGCCCGCATCGGCCTGTACGAGGCACGTGGTGAGTTCCAGCTCAAGGTGGAAGCCATGGAGCCCGCCGGCCTGGGGGCCTTGCAGCGGGCATTCGAGGAGCTCAAGCAGAAACTGGCCGCCGAAGGCCTGTTTGACGAGGCCATCAAGCGTCCACTGCCGGCCATGCCGGAACGAATCGGCGTTATCACCTCCCCCACCGGCGCGGCCATTCGCGACATTCTCACCACCCTGAAGCGGCGCTTTCCCCTGGCCGAGGTCGTTGTCTACCCCGTCCCCGTGCAAGGCGAGGGTGCCGGGCAGAAGATTGCCCACATGCTTGCCGTGGCCGGAAGACGGGCCGAGTGCGATGTGCTCATTCTGGCCCGTGGCGGGGGCTCGCTTGAGGATCTGTGGGCCTTCAATGAAGAGTGCGTGGCCCGCGCCCTGCGCGCCTGCCCGATCCCCGTGGTGGCCGGGGTGGGCCATGAAGTGGATTTCACCATTGCCGATTTTGCCGCTGATCACCGCGCGCCAACACCCACTGGCGCCGCTGAGGCCGTCAGCCCGGATGCCGGCGAGTGGCGTCAGCGTCTTGATCGTCAGACCCAGCGCATGATGCTGGCGGTGAACGGGCACCTGCAACGGGCCCGCGAACACTATCGCGGCCTCAGGCGTCGTCTTGCCCTGCGCCACCCCGGGCAACAACTGCAGCAACAGGGGCAGCGCCTGGACGAGATGGCCCTGCGCCTGACACGCCTTGTCCGGCGTCAGCTGGATCATCAGGCCCGGCAGTTGAATCACCTCGGTCAGCGATTGCGGGCCGCCAACCCCGGCCAGCATCTCCAACGCCGCCGTGACCGCCTGGCGGAGATTCGTCGCCGACTGGGGCAGGCCATGCAGCACGGGCTGCAGGATCGGCGGCAGCGCCTGCAGAGCAGTGCCCGGGCCCTGAACACCGTCAGCCCGCTGGCCACCCTCGACCGGGGCTATGCCATTGTGCAGCGGCCGGATGGCGGTATCATCCGGAGTGCTGGCGAGGTGATGGCCGGGGACGAGATCACCGCCCGGCTGGCCAGAGGCCGAATCAGCGCCCATGTCATAACCGTGGATCAGGATCAGGACAAGGAAAATTCATGA
- a CDS encoding peptidoglycan DD-metalloendopeptidase family protein, whose amino-acid sequence MMMKRMFSAVTLLLTVVAAAAATAHELPRHKPVPGGVAVIDLPGDRGGRPEVRYRDRQGLVVPNGDDYRAILGIPLGTSPGEQRFEVRFPDGESLQKRFHVEPKEYAESRITIADERLVTPDAEALERINQERPRIRRALATHSEADSVPLAFALPVENVETSPFGRQRYINDQPRNPHSGIDIRGATGTPIYAPAPGQVIEAGHFYFNGKTVFLDHGEGLISMFAHMDEIKVSVGDELDTGELVGTVGMTGRVTGPHLHWSVSLGNTMVNPRYFLIDESPLDRRENAE is encoded by the coding sequence ATGATGATGAAACGGATGTTCTCCGCCGTTACCCTGCTGCTGACGGTGGTCGCGGCCGCGGCCGCCACCGCCCATGAGCTACCCCGCCACAAGCCGGTTCCCGGCGGTGTCGCGGTGATCGACCTGCCCGGTGACCGTGGCGGCCGCCCCGAGGTTCGCTACCGGGATCGCCAGGGCCTGGTGGTGCCCAACGGAGATGATTACCGGGCCATTCTCGGCATCCCCCTGGGCACGTCACCCGGGGAACAGCGCTTCGAGGTTCGCTTCCCCGATGGCGAATCCCTGCAGAAGCGCTTCCATGTCGAGCCCAAGGAATATGCGGAATCCCGTATCACCATTGCCGATGAACGCCTGGTCACACCGGACGCGGAGGCATTGGAGAGAATCAATCAGGAACGGCCCCGGATTCGGCGCGCCCTGGCCACACACAGCGAGGCCGACTCGGTACCACTGGCCTTTGCTTTGCCCGTGGAAAACGTGGAGACCAGTCCCTTCGGCCGCCAGCGCTACATCAATGACCAGCCCCGCAATCCCCACAGCGGCATTGATATCCGCGGCGCCACCGGTACCCCCATCTACGCCCCCGCCCCGGGCCAGGTGATCGAGGCCGGCCATTTCTACTTCAACGGCAAGACCGTCTTCCTCGATCACGGCGAAGGCCTGATCTCCATGTTTGCTCACATGGACGAGATCAAGGTATCGGTCGGCGATGAACTGGACACCGGGGAATTGGTGGGAACCGTCGGCATGACCGGCCGCGTCACCGGCCCGCACCTGCACTGGTCGGTGTCACTGGGCAACACCATGGTCAACCCCCGCTATTTCCTGATCGACGAATCGCCCCTCGATCGCCGGGAAAACGCGGAGTGA
- a CDS encoding CPBP family intramembrane glutamic endopeptidase: protein MTAVRPLHALTAYCLALVLGLILLVLGEALGGVASALGRVGGMQIGSLLAIVLVVILGSLGWRHSLGLYACHHRAVAGSLLIGLALSLLIAATLAHLYRLGEAEEHARAVDEVLRETTQRIGPLGLAMVVVILAPLAEELLFRGLILRGMLARFPPWAAILISTALFAMLHGHPVHATITAVLGLACALLVIHGRSIWPAIALHCAYNGTTLGLDHLGFSEPLSLWTIPPALTIMVIGVFLIRRQQSGKPG, encoded by the coding sequence ATGACAGCGGTTCGCCCCCTGCATGCCCTGACTGCCTATTGCCTGGCGCTGGTGCTTGGCCTGATTCTGCTGGTTCTGGGCGAAGCCCTGGGCGGCGTGGCCTCCGCACTGGGTCGCGTGGGTGGCATGCAGATTGGCAGTCTGCTGGCCATCGTCCTGGTGGTCATCCTCGGCAGCCTGGGCTGGCGCCACAGTCTCGGCCTGTATGCCTGCCACCATCGGGCCGTGGCCGGCAGTCTGCTCATCGGCCTTGCCCTGTCGCTACTGATCGCCGCCACGCTGGCCCACCTTTACCGCCTTGGTGAAGCCGAAGAGCACGCGCGTGCCGTTGATGAAGTCCTGCGTGAGACCACACAGCGCATCGGGCCACTGGGTCTGGCCATGGTGGTGGTGATTCTGGCGCCCCTGGCTGAAGAGCTCCTGTTTCGCGGCCTGATTCTGCGTGGCATGCTGGCGCGCTTTCCGCCCTGGGCGGCGATTCTGATCAGTACGGCGCTGTTTGCCATGTTGCACGGCCATCCGGTGCACGCCACCATCACGGCCGTACTGGGTCTCGCCTGCGCCCTTCTGGTCATTCACGGTCGCAGTATCTGGCCCGCCATCGCCCTGCATTGTGCGTACAATGGCACCACACTGGGGCTGGACCATCTCGGGTTTTCAGAACCCCTGTCCCTCTGGACGATTCCCCCCGCATTGACCATCATGGTGATCGGGGTATTCTTGATTCGCCGGCAGCAGTCAGGCAAGCCCGGCTAA
- a CDS encoding cysteine dioxygenase family protein — MTTEYAVDQRAPRPAEDFPGARALIDGVSEAAALNDPDAITEAVKNRLCRLISSPEFQLPASFLEAEEDHYARRLVYRAPDDRFSIVAMTWGVGQGTPLHDHSGLWCVEGVCHGRIRIEQYSHRESRGDQDRFRLEEVVTSEVGGAGCLIPPHDHHRILNDREDDVAVTLHIYGGEMNCCNVFLPRSGDWYQRERRSLSYD, encoded by the coding sequence ATGACCACCGAATACGCCGTCGACCAACGCGCCCCGCGGCCCGCGGAGGACTTTCCAGGAGCCCGAGCCCTGATCGATGGCGTCAGTGAAGCGGCGGCCCTGAACGACCCCGATGCCATCACCGAAGCGGTCAAGAATCGGCTGTGCCGACTCATTTCTTCCCCGGAATTCCAGTTGCCTGCCAGTTTCCTGGAAGCCGAAGAGGATCATTACGCCCGCCGCCTGGTGTACCGCGCTCCCGATGATCGATTCTCCATTGTCGCCATGACCTGGGGCGTGGGGCAGGGTACGCCCCTGCATGATCACTCCGGTCTCTGGTGCGTGGAGGGCGTCTGTCACGGCCGTATTCGCATTGAACAGTATTCCCACCGGGAAAGCCGCGGTGACCAGGATCGCTTTCGACTGGAAGAAGTCGTGACGTCCGAGGTGGGCGGAGCCGGTTGCCTGATACCACCCCATGATCATCATCGAATCCTCAATGACCGGGAAGATGATGTGGCCGTGACCCTGCACATCTATGGCGGCGAGATGAATTGCTGCAATGTCTTCCTTCCCCGGAGTGGTGACTGGTATCAGCGGGAACGCCGCAGCCTGAGCTACGATTGA
- the metX gene encoding homoserine O-acetyltransferase MetX: MPSQPPASRVIELPDPLETWCGDSLPGVRLVCESWGERRGNGDNTILLFTGLSPSAHAASSEQDPSDGWWEAMVGPGKPIDTRRFHVLCFNSLGSCFGSTGPASPRPGGDEPWRLDFPELRVEDIAAATRAALDVMGIRQLHAIVGPSLGGMSALAFLLRYPGSARHLLSISSAERALPFAIAVRSLQREIVRSDPAWQGGHYDSDAQPASGMRLARKLGMISYRSPGEWTERFGRRKMAEPDPGFGPRYEIESYLAAQADRFVGGFDPNCYIYLSRAMDLFDVDDHVRDGQSPLQALAELESAAVVGVESDILFPLQQQRALADNLADVGVATRFHGLASIQGHDAFLVDDERFGPVIADYLAGI; this comes from the coding sequence GTGCCCAGCCAGCCGCCCGCATCCCGCGTCATTGAATTGCCCGACCCGCTTGAAACCTGGTGCGGAGACTCCCTGCCCGGTGTCCGCCTGGTCTGTGAATCCTGGGGTGAGCGCCGGGGCAATGGCGACAACACCATTCTCCTGTTTACCGGGCTGTCACCCAGCGCCCATGCTGCATCAAGCGAACAGGATCCGTCGGATGGCTGGTGGGAAGCCATGGTCGGGCCGGGGAAGCCAATCGATACCAGACGCTTTCACGTGCTCTGCTTCAATTCCCTGGGCAGTTGTTTCGGCTCCACCGGCCCGGCCAGCCCCAGGCCCGGCGGCGACGAGCCCTGGCGCCTGGATTTTCCCGAGTTGCGGGTGGAGGACATTGCGGCGGCCACTCGGGCGGCACTGGATGTCATGGGCATCCGGCAGCTTCACGCCATCGTTGGCCCTTCCCTGGGCGGGATGAGTGCACTGGCCTTTCTGCTGCGCTACCCCGGCAGCGCCCGGCATCTGCTGAGCATTTCCTCCGCCGAGCGGGCCCTGCCCTTCGCCATCGCCGTGCGTTCACTGCAGCGTGAAATCGTGCGCTCGGATCCCGCCTGGCAGGGTGGCCACTACGATTCTGACGCCCAGCCGGCCAGTGGCATGCGGCTGGCCCGCAAGCTGGGCATGATTTCCTATCGCTCCCCCGGGGAATGGACGGAGCGATTCGGCCGCCGCAAGATGGCGGAACCCGATCCCGGGTTCGGGCCGCGTTACGAGATTGAATCCTATCTGGCGGCCCAGGCGGATCGCTTCGTCGGCGGCTTTGATCCCAACTGCTATATCTATCTGTCCCGGGCCATGGATCTGTTCGATGTGGACGACCATGTCCGTGATGGCCAGTCGCCACTGCAGGCCCTGGCGGAGCTGGAATCCGCCGCGGTCGTGGGCGTGGAGAGCGATATCCTGTTTCCCTTGCAGCAGCAGCGCGCACTGGCCGACAATCTGGCTGACGTGGGCGTGGCGACACGTTTTCACGGTCTCGCCTCCATTCAGGGGCACGATGCCTTTCTGGTGGACGACGAACGCTTTGGCCCGGTGATCGCCGATTACCTGGCCGGTATCTGA
- a CDS encoding nicotinamidase, which produces MRPDYAPDDALLIVDVQNDFCPGGALAVEEGDQIIPRLNEAIESARSQGIPVIASRDWHPRGHCSFSEQGGPWPEHCVQDTPGADFHPRLALPTDAEIISKGQSPDRDQYSALEDTGLAESLKDRGIRRLWIGGLAQDVCVHATVMDALKAGFEVKLLRASTRPVDAAKGREALEEMRAAGAELV; this is translated from the coding sequence ATGCGACCCGATTATGCGCCAGATGACGCCTTGCTGATCGTGGATGTCCAGAACGACTTCTGCCCCGGCGGTGCCCTGGCCGTGGAGGAAGGTGATCAGATCATCCCCCGGCTCAACGAGGCCATCGAGTCGGCCCGCTCGCAGGGCATCCCCGTGATCGCATCACGGGACTGGCATCCTCGCGGCCATTGCAGCTTCTCCGAACAGGGTGGTCCCTGGCCGGAGCACTGCGTGCAGGACACGCCCGGAGCGGATTTTCACCCGCGGCTGGCGCTGCCGACGGATGCGGAAATCATCTCCAAGGGCCAGTCGCCGGATCGTGACCAGTATTCGGCGCTGGAGGACACCGGTCTCGCTGAGTCGTTGAAGGATCGCGGCATCCGCCGCTTGTGGATCGGTGGCCTGGCACAGGATGTCTGCGTTCATGCCACCGTAATGGACGCACTCAAGGCCGGCTTCGAAGTGAAATTGCTACGAGCCTCCACTCGCCCCGTGGACGCCGCCAAGGGCCGTGAAGCCCTCGAGGAAATGCGTGCCGCCGGTGCCGAGCTGGTCTAG
- a CDS encoding nicotinate phosphoribosyltransferase, producing the protein MPEPALSPHRPASALLTDLYELSMATVYDAEAMEEEAVFELFFRELPAHRNFVLTAGQDECIRFLSGFHFHEGEIDWLRSLDRFPEHFLRRLASLRFTGDVYALPEGSVAFPMEPAIQVRAPLIEAQLVETFLLNRIHSQSVLASKAARIVLAADGRPVMDFGARKAHGSDGALALARCSYIAGAAGTSNLEAGMRYGIPVMGTMAHSYVQAFEDEERAFERFCRQWPETTLLVDTWDTLRGVERVIALIQAHPGPGKLPVSAIRLDSGDLGKLAWQAREKLDAAGLEDIRILASSSLNEYRIAELLREGAPIDGFGVGTEWAVSPDAADIDFAYKLSEFAGEPRMKASRDKATWPGAKQVWRSWHRGSMQGDRVCAADEAPIKGSEALLKPVIEGGERLAGALGTLEETREHARKQLAALPEALRQPEQAASPYSVSISKQLEADKEAMLRRYLDER; encoded by the coding sequence ATGCCCGAGCCTGCGCTCTCACCCCACCGACCCGCCAGCGCCCTGCTCACCGACCTGTATGAACTGAGCATGGCGACGGTCTATGATGCCGAGGCCATGGAAGAAGAGGCCGTGTTCGAACTCTTCTTCCGTGAGCTGCCGGCTCATCGCAATTTCGTGCTGACCGCCGGTCAGGATGAATGCATCCGCTTCCTCAGTGGTTTCCATTTCCATGAAGGGGAAATTGACTGGCTGCGCTCGCTGGATCGATTCCCTGAGCACTTTCTTCGCCGCCTGGCATCCCTGCGTTTCACCGGCGATGTCTACGCCCTGCCGGAGGGCAGTGTGGCCTTTCCCATGGAGCCAGCCATCCAGGTGCGCGCGCCCCTGATCGAAGCGCAACTGGTCGAGACCTTCCTGCTCAATCGCATTCACTCCCAGAGCGTGCTGGCAAGCAAGGCGGCCCGCATCGTGCTGGCGGCCGACGGCCGCCCGGTGATGGATTTCGGCGCCCGCAAGGCCCATGGCAGTGATGGCGCCCTGGCACTGGCCCGCTGCAGTTATATCGCCGGGGCTGCCGGCACGTCGAACCTGGAGGCCGGCATGCGCTACGGGATCCCCGTAATGGGCACCATGGCGCACAGTTACGTACAGGCCTTCGAGGATGAAGAGCGGGCCTTCGAACGGTTCTGCCGGCAATGGCCGGAAACCACTCTGCTCGTGGACACCTGGGATACGTTGCGGGGCGTGGAACGGGTAATTGCACTCATCCAGGCCCATCCAGGGCCCGGCAAGCTCCCGGTTTCCGCCATTCGCCTGGATTCGGGCGATCTGGGGAAACTCGCCTGGCAGGCCCGCGAGAAACTCGACGCGGCCGGACTGGAAGATATCCGCATTCTCGCCTCGTCCTCTCTTAACGAGTACCGGATAGCCGAGTTGCTGCGGGAAGGCGCACCCATTGATGGCTTCGGTGTCGGCACCGAATGGGCCGTGAGTCCGGATGCCGCCGACATCGACTTTGCCTACAAGTTGAGCGAATTCGCCGGCGAACCCCGCATGAAGGCCTCGCGTGACAAGGCCACCTGGCCGGGCGCCAAGCAGGTATGGCGTTCCTGGCATCGTGGCAGCATGCAGGGTGACCGGGTATGCGCTGCTGACGAAGCACCGATCAAGGGCAGCGAAGCCCTGCTCAAGCCGGTCATCGAGGGCGGCGAACGCCTGGCCGGGGCGCTCGGCACCCTCGAGGAAACCCGCGAGCACGCGCGCAAGCAGCTGGCTGCCCTGCCGGAAGCGCTGAGGCAGCCTGAACAGGCAGCCAGCCCCTATTCCGTGAGCATCAGCAAGCAGCTCGAGGCCGACAAGGAGGCCATGCTGAGACGCTATCTTGACGAACGGTGA
- a CDS encoding FKBP-type peptidyl-prolyl cis-trans isomerase, whose product MEVANKRVVEIDYTLKDAEGNVLDSSEGREPLAFVHGTQSIIPGLEKAIEGWNEGQEGAVTVEPAEGYGERNDELQQEVPRDIFQADTEIEPGMRFQAVGEQGTQIITVIKVEDDKVLIDANHPLAGQTLHFDVKVTGVRDATDSELESGQPDGVDEEQ is encoded by the coding sequence ATGGAAGTCGCCAACAAGCGCGTGGTCGAGATCGACTACACCCTGAAAGATGCCGAAGGCAATGTCCTGGACAGCTCCGAGGGCCGTGAGCCCCTCGCCTTTGTGCATGGCACCCAGTCCATCATTCCCGGCCTGGAAAAGGCCATCGAAGGCTGGAATGAGGGCCAGGAAGGCGCCGTGACCGTGGAGCCGGCCGAAGGCTACGGTGAGCGCAATGACGAGCTGCAGCAGGAAGTGCCGCGGGACATCTTCCAGGCCGACACCGAGATCGAGCCGGGCATGCGCTTCCAGGCCGTCGGTGAACAGGGTACCCAGATCATCACCGTGATCAAGGTCGAAGACGACAAGGTGCTGATCGATGCCAACCATCCCCTGGCTGGCCAGACCCTGCATTTCGACGTCAAGGTCACCGGCGTCCGTGATGCCACCGATTCCGAACTGGAATCCGGTCAGCCGGACGGCGTGGACGAAGAGCAGTAA